In one Diprion similis isolate iyDipSimi1 chromosome 6, iyDipSimi1.1, whole genome shotgun sequence genomic region, the following are encoded:
- the LOC124407017 gene encoding uncharacterized protein LOC124407017 isoform X2, with product MKLLILILTVAVAAEDSKWIWGDEEKAEEKAKAGDNRNIRYNVHEYPDNSDGGFASQNQFRPQYPGPYGPNSRPIRPGDGNQVLVGPDGPSGIIGRPDNNRPFRPGGDGFDYNSGPVLPGVNVDPILTGPVPSWIRNDPRYQEFDTCKCSRGFNCPGVKFGSCSRGKQYCCFSSRKYGGSGNGYQQFNGNYPNRPQYPGNLPFRPFNAIPPEYYENGNNYGGDYDGDYYGQYQNGGYDRPSNNYNRPYNNYGNGQNGFYERPYRGPYAPSYAGNNSPYYQGGFNWQNPYNRPRPYDFDDYARTAGKSKSKNDKTANDVPTSPSTDSETNKDN from the exons ATGAAGCTTTTGATCTTGATACTGACGGTCGCCGTTGCGGCCGAAGACAGCAAGTGGATCTGGGGCGACGAAGAAAAGGCCGAGGAAAAGGCAAAAGCCGGCGATAATAGAAATATCAG ATACAACGTACACGAGTACCCGGATAATTCCGACGGCGGGTTCGCGTCGCAGAATCAATTTAGACCCCAATATCCTGGACCGTATGGACCGAACAGCAGACCTATCAGACCCGGAGATGGTAACCAAGTTCTCGTCGGACCGGATGGACCGAGTGGAATTATTGGCAG ACCGGACAACAACAGACCCTTCAGGCCTGGCGGTGATGGATTCGACTACAATTCCGGGCCGGTTTTACCGGGCGTAAACGTGGACCCGATACTGACTGGTCCGGTGCCTTCGTGGATAAGAAACGACCCCCGGTACCAGGAATTCGACACCTGCAAGTGCAGCCGCGGATTCAACTGCCCTGGCGTGAAATTC GGCTCCTGCTCCAGGGGCAAACAGTATTGCTGCTTCAGCAGCCGGAAATACGGCGGTAGCGGGAACGGATATCAGCAGTTCAACGGAAACTACCCCAACAGGCCGCAGTACCCG GGCAACCTGCCGTTCAGACCCTTCAACGCGATTCCTCCTGAGTACTATGAAAACGGGAACAATTACGGGGGTGATTACGACGGCGATTATTACGGACAGTATCAAAACGGCGGCTACGACAGGCCGTCCAACAACTACAACAGGCCCTATAATAATTATGGAAACGGACAGAACGGCTTCTACGAGAGGCCTTATCGGGGGCCATATGCCCCCAGCTACGCGGGCAACAACAGCCCCTACTATCAGGGTGGCTTCAACTGGCAAAACCCTTACAACAGGCCCAGACCCTACGACTTTGATGACTACGCGAGGACGGCTGGGAAATCTAAAAGTAAAAACGACAAAACCGCCAATGACGTGCCAACAAGTCCCAGCACTGACAGTGAAACGAACAAGGATAATTGA
- the LOC124407017 gene encoding uncharacterized protein LOC124407017 isoform X1 — protein MKLLILILTVAVAAEDSKWIWGDEEKAEEKAKAGDNRNIRYNVHEYPDNSDGGFASQNQFRPQYPGPYGPNSRPIRPGDGNQVLVGPDGPSGIIGRAQRFLIELFSDLLFRPDNNRPFRPGGDGFDYNSGPVLPGVNVDPILTGPVPSWIRNDPRYQEFDTCKCSRGFNCPGVKFGSCSRGKQYCCFSSRKYGGSGNGYQQFNGNYPNRPQYPGNLPFRPFNAIPPEYYENGNNYGGDYDGDYYGQYQNGGYDRPSNNYNRPYNNYGNGQNGFYERPYRGPYAPSYAGNNSPYYQGGFNWQNPYNRPRPYDFDDYARTAGKSKSKNDKTANDVPTSPSTDSETNKDN, from the exons ATGAAGCTTTTGATCTTGATACTGACGGTCGCCGTTGCGGCCGAAGACAGCAAGTGGATCTGGGGCGACGAAGAAAAGGCCGAGGAAAAGGCAAAAGCCGGCGATAATAGAAATATCAG ATACAACGTACACGAGTACCCGGATAATTCCGACGGCGGGTTCGCGTCGCAGAATCAATTTAGACCCCAATATCCTGGACCGTATGGACCGAACAGCAGACCTATCAGACCCGGAGATGGTAACCAAGTTCTCGTCGGACCGGATGGACCGAGTGGAATTATTGGCAG GGCTCAACGCTTTCTGATAGAGCTTTTTTCGGACCTTCTTTTTAGACCGGACAACAACAGACCCTTCAGGCCTGGCGGTGATGGATTCGACTACAATTCCGGGCCGGTTTTACCGGGCGTAAACGTGGACCCGATACTGACTGGTCCGGTGCCTTCGTGGATAAGAAACGACCCCCGGTACCAGGAATTCGACACCTGCAAGTGCAGCCGCGGATTCAACTGCCCTGGCGTGAAATTC GGCTCCTGCTCCAGGGGCAAACAGTATTGCTGCTTCAGCAGCCGGAAATACGGCGGTAGCGGGAACGGATATCAGCAGTTCAACGGAAACTACCCCAACAGGCCGCAGTACCCG GGCAACCTGCCGTTCAGACCCTTCAACGCGATTCCTCCTGAGTACTATGAAAACGGGAACAATTACGGGGGTGATTACGACGGCGATTATTACGGACAGTATCAAAACGGCGGCTACGACAGGCCGTCCAACAACTACAACAGGCCCTATAATAATTATGGAAACGGACAGAACGGCTTCTACGAGAGGCCTTATCGGGGGCCATATGCCCCCAGCTACGCGGGCAACAACAGCCCCTACTATCAGGGTGGCTTCAACTGGCAAAACCCTTACAACAGGCCCAGACCCTACGACTTTGATGACTACGCGAGGACGGCTGGGAAATCTAAAAGTAAAAACGACAAAACCGCCAATGACGTGCCAACAAGTCCCAGCACTGACAGTGAAACGAACAAGGATAATTGA